Proteins co-encoded in one Acidithiobacillus caldus ATCC 51756 genomic window:
- a CDS encoding McrC family protein, whose amino-acid sequence MKRLLRCEEWSKLRVGPGLELESLEELTSIVAGWKYSTGEDPDAYFDILPGALVPKFWTGTLETELLVLEVAPIGAKQLEPELRSNLDGSLSAMLATALSAQSMTAGLASISADGSRHDALMEMFCDELQLARRRQVIRRYASTSDSLPSPRGRISFPGQCYESIRRPGRFASAWVALTEDVPENRIFKEVLLRYRPRCSARIRGRIDLCLSELDSVDASGDHRLEWAKVRADRLPPIYHSLLRQSKALLDEEGAGVFAGDKLATAEIVFTSRLFEQFVAKELSWISPAAGLVSKAQDRGTFTCSRGDGKGVFELIPDVRLIDDRGKTALIVDTKWKSLDMRKRHLGISREDIYQVLTYGSRFNCADVVLLYPDVTNETGKTGYYQKFESILGARKYSVHVLKIPLLAPTLMVARDLLRKLITEKGLPVTNSIAQASALIT is encoded by the coding sequence ATGAAGCGCCTGCTGCGGTGTGAGGAATGGTCAAAGCTGCGCGTAGGTCCCGGACTTGAGCTGGAGTCCTTAGAAGAACTTACCTCGATTGTTGCCGGCTGGAAGTATAGTACCGGCGAAGATCCCGACGCGTACTTCGACATTTTGCCAGGAGCGCTAGTGCCCAAATTCTGGACGGGCACGCTGGAAACCGAGCTTTTAGTCCTTGAGGTTGCGCCGATTGGGGCGAAGCAACTCGAACCAGAACTACGGTCCAACCTGGATGGCAGCTTGTCGGCGATGCTGGCAACCGCCTTGTCGGCCCAGTCAATGACAGCGGGACTGGCATCCATAAGCGCAGATGGCAGTAGGCATGACGCTCTTATGGAGATGTTCTGCGATGAACTGCAACTCGCGCGTCGCCGCCAAGTAATCCGAAGATACGCATCGACCTCCGATAGCCTGCCCTCGCCCAGAGGCCGAATATCGTTTCCGGGCCAGTGCTATGAGAGCATTCGGAGACCAGGCCGCTTCGCGTCTGCGTGGGTGGCACTCACCGAAGACGTCCCTGAAAACAGGATATTCAAGGAAGTCTTACTCCGCTACCGGCCGCGATGCTCTGCACGAATCCGCGGCCGCATTGATCTATGTCTATCCGAACTCGACTCCGTTGATGCTTCCGGAGATCACCGCTTGGAGTGGGCAAAGGTGCGCGCGGACCGGCTTCCACCCATTTATCACTCCTTGCTTCGGCAAAGCAAGGCCCTCTTGGATGAAGAGGGTGCCGGAGTTTTTGCTGGAGACAAGCTTGCCACGGCAGAGATTGTCTTTACGTCACGCCTTTTTGAGCAATTTGTGGCCAAGGAACTGTCTTGGATCTCGCCGGCAGCCGGCTTGGTCTCCAAAGCGCAGGATCGAGGGACATTTACATGCTCACGAGGCGACGGAAAAGGTGTTTTTGAGTTGATTCCGGATGTGAGATTGATTGACGACCGTGGAAAGACTGCGCTGATAGTGGACACCAAGTGGAAGTCCCTTGACATGCGCAAGCGTCATCTTGGCATTTCGCGCGAAGACATCTATCAAGTCTTGACTTATGGGTCGCGCTTCAATTGCGCCGACGTTGTCCTCCTATACCCCGACGTGACAAACGAGACAGGCAAGACCGGTTACTACCAAAAATTCGAGTCCATCTTAGGTGCTCGAAAGTATTCGGTCCATGTCCTGAAGATACCGCTGCTTGCACCCACGCTCATGGTTGCAAGGGACTTGCTTAGGAAGCTAATTACAGAGAAGGGCCTGCCGGTTACGAATTCTATAGCCCAGGCTTCTGCCTTGATTACATAG
- the istA gene encoding IS21 family transposase → MPAEPIAMHKIKELLRLKYDCALSHEQIARALSISKGVVAKYVKAAEVSGRPWAELSATDEAELRRLLSVGSRGRGASLGYATPDLAAVHQGLKQKNVTLALLWEEYVQAADGPAYQYSRFCDLYREFARRLKRSMRQVHRAGEKLFIDYAGDTVPIVDAATGEISRAQIFVAVLGASSYTFACATATQSQADWLGATAKALAFIGGVPELIVPDNTRSLVGQADRYEPQLQRTTAEFAAHYGVAILPARPYKPQDKAKVEVGVQVVQRWILARLRHRRFFSLMELNEAIAALIEPLNARAFRRLPGSRRSAFETLDRPALHPLPATAFQFATWKRAKPNIDYHVEFDGHYYSVPYALAGQAVELRITASSIECFAAGKRVAVHARSHRRGAFTTLDEHMPASHQAHRQWTPGKLISWGTAIGPHLGEVVRYQLERMPHPEQGYRACLGLMRLARQYGKERLEAAATRAVTLGAMRYRSVASILKSGLDRAPLPPTAPQQAELALPTAHENLRGAHYYH, encoded by the coding sequence ATGCCGGCGGAGCCGATTGCCATGCACAAGATCAAGGAGCTGTTACGGCTCAAGTACGACTGCGCGCTCTCGCACGAACAGATCGCCCGCGCGCTGTCGATTTCGAAAGGGGTGGTCGCCAAGTATGTGAAGGCGGCCGAAGTCAGCGGCCGACCGTGGGCGGAGCTGTCCGCTACCGACGAGGCCGAGCTGCGCCGTCTGCTGAGCGTCGGCTCGCGCGGCCGCGGGGCGAGTCTCGGCTACGCGACGCCGGACCTGGCGGCGGTGCATCAGGGCCTCAAGCAGAAGAACGTCACGCTGGCGCTGCTGTGGGAGGAGTACGTGCAGGCGGCCGACGGGCCAGCCTACCAGTACTCGCGCTTTTGCGACCTGTACCGCGAGTTCGCCCGGCGCCTGAAACGCTCGATGCGCCAGGTGCATCGCGCCGGCGAGAAACTCTTCATCGACTACGCTGGCGACACGGTACCGATCGTCGATGCCGCGACCGGCGAGATCTCGCGGGCGCAGATCTTCGTCGCGGTGCTGGGCGCATCGAGCTACACCTTCGCCTGCGCCACGGCGACACAGTCGCAGGCCGACTGGCTGGGAGCGACGGCAAAGGCGCTCGCCTTTATCGGCGGGGTGCCCGAGTTGATCGTCCCGGACAATACGCGCTCGCTCGTCGGCCAGGCCGACCGCTACGAGCCGCAATTGCAACGCACGACTGCCGAATTCGCCGCGCATTACGGCGTGGCGATCCTGCCGGCGCGCCCCTACAAGCCGCAGGACAAGGCCAAGGTCGAAGTTGGCGTGCAGGTCGTGCAACGCTGGATTCTCGCGCGGCTGCGCCATCGGCGCTTCTTCTCGTTGATGGAGCTCAACGAGGCCATCGCCGCCCTCATCGAACCGCTGAACGCACGCGCCTTCCGGCGCCTGCCGGGGTCGCGTCGTAGCGCCTTCGAGACGCTCGACCGGCCGGCGCTGCACCCGCTGCCGGCGACCGCGTTCCAGTTCGCGACGTGGAAGCGGGCCAAACCCAACATCGACTACCACGTCGAGTTCGACGGCCACTACTACAGCGTGCCGTATGCGTTGGCCGGTCAGGCGGTGGAGCTGCGCATCACCGCGAGCAGCATCGAGTGCTTCGCCGCCGGCAAACGTGTCGCGGTGCATGCGCGCAGTCACCGCCGCGGCGCCTTCACTACACTGGACGAGCACATGCCCGCCTCGCATCAGGCGCACCGTCAATGGACGCCGGGCAAGCTCATCAGCTGGGGCACCGCGATTGGTCCGCATCTGGGGGAGGTGGTGCGCTACCAGCTCGAACGCATGCCCCATCCGGAACAGGGCTACCGCGCCTGCCTCGGCCTGATGCGGCTCGCCCGCCAGTACGGCAAGGAGCGCCTGGAGGCCGCCGCGACCCGCGCCGTCACACTCGGCGCGATGCGTTACCGCAGCGTCGCTTCCATCCTCAAGAGCGGCCTCGACCGCGCCCCCTTGCCCCCGACCGCCCCGCAGCAGGCCGAACTCGCGTTGCCCACCGCCCACGAGAACCTGCGCGGCGCGCACTACTACCACTGA
- the istB gene encoding IS21-like element helper ATPase IstB: MLMHHSLEQLRALRLEGMARAFEEQLAQPAIAALSFEERFAQLIDREVLARDGKRIDRLLKAARIKVGGACLEDVDYRAGRGLDRSQIAALATGHWIRQHQNCLITGPTGSGKTRLACALANAACRQGLSAYYVRLPRLFEELRIAHADGSFSRRLMQLARLDLIVIDDWGLAAPSAQERSDLLELLDDRVGSRATLITSQLPIEHWHTYLGDPTFADAILDRVVHAAHKLALTGESMRRKEKA; encoded by the coding sequence ATGCTGATGCACCACAGTCTGGAACAACTGCGCGCCCTGCGTCTGGAAGGCATGGCGCGCGCCTTCGAGGAACAGCTCGCGCAGCCGGCAATCGCCGCCCTCAGCTTCGAGGAGCGCTTCGCGCAACTCATCGACCGTGAGGTGCTCGCGCGCGATGGCAAGCGTATCGACCGCCTGCTCAAGGCCGCCCGCATCAAGGTCGGCGGCGCTTGCCTCGAGGACGTCGATTACCGCGCCGGGCGCGGCCTCGACCGCAGTCAAATCGCCGCACTCGCAACGGGCCACTGGATTCGCCAGCACCAGAACTGCCTCATCACCGGCCCGACCGGCAGCGGCAAGACCCGGCTCGCCTGCGCGCTCGCCAACGCCGCCTGCCGCCAGGGGCTCTCCGCGTACTACGTGCGCCTGCCACGCCTCTTCGAGGAGCTGCGTATCGCGCACGCCGACGGCAGCTTCAGCCGGCGGCTGATGCAGCTCGCCCGCCTCGATCTGATCGTCATCGACGATTGGGGGCTGGCCGCGCCCTCGGCGCAGGAGCGCTCCGACTTGCTGGAGCTGCTCGACGACCGGGTCGGATCGCGCGCGACGCTCATCACCAGCCAGCTGCCGATCGAGCACTGGCATACCTACCTGGGCGATCCGACCTTCGCCGACGCGATCCTCGACCGCGTCGTGCACGCCGCCCACAAGCTCGCCCTCACGGGCGAGTCGATGAGAAGAAAGGAGAAGGCATGA
- a CDS encoding transposase, translating to MLGAGGHVRRNAHKVSVAVTHRHGLMVGARSFPGNPYDGHTLAAQLEQTTTLLQDIGVKPTTAVVDLGYRGVDAQIAPVQLVHRGRSKTLSAAQRAWLRRRQAVEPAIGHLKADHRMDRCWLKGAEGDALHAVLCAAGFNIRWLLRAIDRLGLAGLFFAVTFALTPLARIGQQAMTTLAPRRGALRSSMARQRLVHRPVGG from the coding sequence ATCCTCGGTGCAGGCGGTCACGTTCGTCGGAATGCGCACAAGGTCAGCGTGGCGGTGACCCACCGGCATGGACTGATGGTCGGCGCGCGCAGCTTCCCCGGCAACCCGTACGACGGTCACACGCTGGCCGCGCAGTTGGAGCAGACGACCACGCTGCTGCAGGACATCGGCGTGAAGCCGACCACGGCCGTCGTGGACCTGGGCTACCGCGGCGTCGATGCCCAGATTGCGCCGGTGCAACTCGTCCATCGGGGCAGGAGCAAGACGCTAAGCGCCGCGCAACGCGCCTGGCTGCGCCGACGCCAGGCCGTGGAGCCGGCCATCGGGCACCTGAAGGCCGATCACCGGATGGACCGCTGCTGGCTGAAGGGAGCAGAAGGCGACGCGCTGCACGCGGTGCTGTGCGCGGCAGGCTTCAACATCCGCTGGCTGCTGCGGGCCATCGACCGCCTGGGCCTGGCGGGCCTTTTCTTCGCCGTAACCTTCGCCCTGACGCCGCTGGCACGCATCGGCCAACAGGCCATGACCACCCTGGCGCCCCGTCGGGGCGCGCTCCGCTCATCGATGGCGCGTCAGCGTTTGGTCCATCGCCCAGTGGGTGGGTGA
- a CDS encoding Fic family protein, whose translation MNSGDYKYIWQSKDWPNWHFDLAALAGPMVEVSRAQGLLMGRLADVGMALRDQASLAALTEDVVKTSEIEGEQLNVESVRSSIARRLGVDIGALAPVDRHVEGVVEMVLDATANCQAPVTRERLFGWHAALFPTGYSGLAKIKVGSWRDDASGPMQVVSGPIGRQRVHFEAPPADRLEAETGRFLDWLNGASNEPPLIKAGLGHLWFVTLHPFDDGNGRIARAIGDLLLARADGSPQRFYSLSAQIQRERKAYYDILERTQKRSLDVTEWLAWFLDTLHRAVDEAQHTLDAVLTKARFWQRWATTPLNERQVKLLNKLLDGFEGKLTSSKWAAIAKCSPDTALRDINDLLTRGVLRKSDAGGRSTTYELNDLPE comes from the coding sequence ATGAATAGCGGCGATTACAAGTACATCTGGCAGTCGAAAGACTGGCCGAACTGGCACTTCGACCTGGCAGCACTGGCTGGGCCTATGGTTGAGGTCAGCCGCGCCCAGGGGCTGTTGATGGGCCGTCTGGCCGACGTGGGCATGGCCCTGCGCGATCAGGCGAGCCTGGCGGCACTGACCGAAGACGTGGTCAAGACCAGCGAGATCGAGGGCGAGCAGCTCAATGTCGAATCCGTGCGCTCTTCCATCGCCCGCAGGCTGGGCGTGGACATCGGCGCCTTGGCCCCGGTCGATCGGCACGTCGAGGGCGTGGTCGAGATGGTGCTGGACGCCACGGCCAACTGCCAGGCACCGGTAACGCGGGAGCGTCTGTTCGGCTGGCATGCCGCGCTGTTTCCTACCGGCTACTCCGGTCTTGCCAAGATCAAGGTCGGTAGCTGGCGCGATGACGCCAGTGGCCCCATGCAAGTGGTGTCCGGACCCATCGGCCGCCAGCGGGTGCATTTCGAAGCACCGCCGGCTGATCGCCTCGAGGCCGAAACCGGCCGCTTCCTTGACTGGCTCAATGGTGCGTCAAACGAGCCACCACTGATCAAAGCGGGGCTCGGCCATCTGTGGTTCGTCACGCTGCATCCGTTCGACGATGGCAATGGCCGTATCGCGCGGGCCATTGGCGATCTGCTGCTGGCACGCGCCGACGGCAGCCCGCAACGCTTCTACAGTTTGTCGGCGCAGATCCAGCGCGAACGCAAGGCTTACTACGACATCCTGGAGCGGACCCAGAAACGGTCGCTGGATGTCACCGAGTGGCTCGCGTGGTTCCTCGACACCCTTCATCGTGCCGTCGACGAGGCCCAGCACACGCTGGACGCCGTCCTGACGAAAGCCCGTTTCTGGCAGCGCTGGGCGACCACACCCTTGAATGAGCGACAGGTGAAGTTGCTGAACAAGCTGCTCGACGGTTTCGAAGGCAAACTCACCAGCAGCAAGTGGGCGGCCATCGCCAAATGCTCGCCGGACACGGCGCTGCGCGACATCAATGACCTGCTCACTCGGGGTGTATTGCGGAAATCGGATGCGGGCGGACGTAGCACCACCTACGAGCTGAACGATCTGCCGGAGTAG
- a CDS encoding DUF3375 domain-containing protein, protein MTLDYATLDALRTHHPAWRLLRSDHAPLVAAFLHRIFVVPNVRMMAAADLSEALEDELYALRLQLGEAAFPKPALDYLNDWASPDKGWLRKFYKPGTDEAQFDLTPATEKAIAWLAQLSERQFVGTESRLLTLFDLLKQMSEGSEADPAKRIAELHKKRDDIDAEIARVLSGDVPLLDDTALKDRFLQFIQGARELLTDFREVEHNFRQLDRRVRERIALWEGGKGDLLDDIMGERDAIANSDQGKSFRAFWDFLLSSRRQEELTKLLDRVLALPAVADLNPDTRTRRVHYDWLEAGEHTQRTVAALSQQLRRFLDDQAWLENRRIMDILHGIESKALALREAPPTGTVMEVAEACADIALAMERPLFTPAIKPVIASLTLLAGDEDIDPSALFEQVVVDKARLTRYIRHTLQDRAQITLRELVTSQPLRQGLAELVAYLQLGSDAFNTVVDEDTPEAIHWQAEDDRGETVHRTARLPRVIFTR, encoded by the coding sequence GTGACCCTCGACTACGCCACCCTAGACGCCCTGCGCACCCACCATCCCGCCTGGCGACTGTTGCGCTCGGACCATGCGCCGCTGGTAGCGGCCTTTCTGCACCGCATATTCGTGGTGCCCAACGTGCGGATGATGGCTGCCGCCGACTTGTCCGAGGCGCTGGAAGACGAGTTGTACGCCTTGCGTCTGCAGCTCGGCGAAGCGGCGTTTCCCAAGCCCGCTCTCGACTATCTGAACGATTGGGCGTCGCCGGATAAGGGCTGGCTGCGCAAGTTTTACAAGCCCGGCACCGACGAGGCGCAATTCGATCTCACACCCGCGACCGAGAAGGCCATCGCCTGGCTGGCGCAGCTTTCCGAGCGGCAGTTCGTTGGGACGGAATCGCGCCTGCTCACCCTGTTCGATCTGCTCAAACAGATGAGCGAAGGCAGTGAGGCCGACCCGGCCAAGCGCATCGCCGAGCTGCACAAAAAACGTGATGACATCGATGCCGAAATTGCCCGGGTGTTGTCGGGCGACGTGCCGCTGCTGGATGACACAGCGCTGAAGGATCGGTTTTTGCAGTTCATCCAGGGGGCGCGCGAGTTGCTCACCGACTTTCGCGAGGTAGAGCACAACTTCCGTCAGTTGGACCGGCGCGTGCGTGAGCGCATCGCGCTGTGGGAAGGCGGCAAGGGCGACCTGTTGGACGATATCATGGGCGAGCGTGACGCCATCGCCAATTCCGATCAGGGCAAGAGCTTCCGCGCCTTCTGGGACTTTTTGCTATCCAGCCGTCGTCAGGAAGAATTGACCAAGCTATTGGATCGCGTGCTCGCGTTGCCCGCGGTGGCGGACCTGAATCCAGACACCCGGACCCGCCGCGTGCATTACGACTGGCTGGAGGCCGGCGAACATACCCAACGCACGGTGGCGGCTTTGTCGCAACAACTCCGCCGCTTTCTCGACGACCAAGCCTGGTTGGAGAACCGCCGCATCATGGATATCCTGCACGGCATCGAGAGCAAGGCCCTGGCGTTGCGGGAAGCGCCGCCAACGGGAACGGTGATGGAGGTGGCTGAGGCCTGCGCCGATATCGCACTGGCGATGGAGCGGCCCCTGTTCACGCCGGCGATCAAACCAGTCATTGCCAGCCTGACGCTGCTAGCGGGGGACGAGGATATCGACCCCTCCGCCCTGTTCGAACAGGTGGTGGTGGACAAAGCGAGGCTCACCCGTTATATCCGCCATACCTTGCAGGATAGGGCGCAGATCACCTTGCGCGAACTGGTGACCTCCCAGCCCCTGCGGCAGGGCTTGGCGGAACTGGTGGCCTACCTGCAACTGGGCAGTGACGCCTTCAACACGGTGGTGGATGAGGACACGCCGGAAGCCATTCACTGGCAGGCTGAGGATGATCGTGGCGAAACTGTGCATCGCACGGCCCGCTTGCCTCGAGTGATTTTTACGCGCTGA
- a CDS encoding IS256 family transposase produces MQESTGFDGGMGELGLNIEGLLRRSARQLIQQAIEGEVQVLLEEYAAVRMVDGRRAVVRNGYLPEREILTAVGPVPVQVPKVRDRSGSGVVFRSSLVPPYVRKSRTVAAALPWLYLHGVSSGRMHEALSVLLGEEAKGLSPAVLGRLKVEWAQEHAQWQRRSLQGKRYAYWWADGVYTQLRAEDDPRMCLLVIIGVTAEGKKEVVAVTDGLRESKASWLEILRDLRDRGLQEAPLLAIGDGAMGFWAALDEIYPQTRHQRCWVHKTANILNELPKRLQGKAKAALQAIWMADTREAAEKAWQAFVRDYQAKYPRAVAKLEKDRDVLLTFFDFPAEHWRHIRSSNAIESTFATVRQRSSRTKNCVSRATFLGLSYKLIQQAERHWRGIQHPERLRELFAGVTFVDGMPANETRLDPQQDAA; encoded by the coding sequence ATGCAAGAGAGTACTGGTTTCGACGGAGGAATGGGAGAGTTGGGCCTGAACATCGAGGGCTTATTGCGGCGGTCCGCGCGCCAGCTGATCCAACAGGCCATCGAGGGCGAGGTGCAGGTGCTGCTGGAGGAGTATGCCGCGGTACGCATGGTCGATGGTCGCCGGGCCGTCGTGCGGAATGGATATCTGCCGGAGCGGGAGATCCTGACAGCGGTCGGCCCCGTGCCTGTACAGGTCCCCAAGGTGCGAGACCGCTCCGGTTCGGGCGTGGTCTTCCGTTCTTCCCTGGTACCGCCCTACGTGCGCAAGTCGCGGACCGTGGCCGCAGCGCTCCCCTGGTTGTACCTGCACGGGGTATCGTCGGGACGGATGCACGAGGCGCTGTCTGTTCTCCTGGGCGAGGAGGCCAAGGGGCTTTCTCCGGCCGTGCTGGGACGCTTGAAAGTCGAATGGGCGCAAGAGCATGCCCAATGGCAGCGCCGGTCTCTACAGGGAAAACGCTACGCCTATTGGTGGGCCGACGGGGTCTATACCCAGCTGCGGGCGGAGGACGATCCCCGGATGTGTCTCTTGGTCATTATTGGCGTGACGGCCGAGGGCAAGAAGGAGGTCGTGGCGGTCACCGACGGTTTACGGGAGTCCAAAGCCTCCTGGCTAGAGATCCTGCGGGACTTGCGCGACCGCGGGCTGCAGGAGGCGCCACTACTGGCCATAGGAGATGGGGCGATGGGTTTCTGGGCCGCCCTGGACGAGATTTACCCACAAACCCGTCATCAGCGCTGTTGGGTGCACAAGACGGCCAACATCCTCAACGAGCTACCGAAGCGCCTTCAGGGGAAAGCCAAGGCCGCCCTGCAGGCGATCTGGATGGCCGACACCCGTGAAGCTGCGGAGAAAGCCTGGCAAGCCTTCGTGCGGGACTACCAGGCCAAATATCCCAGAGCGGTCGCAAAGCTCGAGAAGGACCGGGACGTGCTGCTGACCTTCTTCGACTTCCCGGCAGAGCACTGGCGGCATATCCGCAGCAGCAACGCCATCGAATCGACCTTCGCCACCGTACGGCAACGCAGCAGCCGCACTAAAAACTGTGTCTCTCGAGCCACTTTCCTTGGCCTGAGCTACAAGCTCATCCAGCAGGCAGAGAGACACTGGCGCGGGATTCAGCATCCGGAAAGACTGCGCGAGCTCTTTGCCGGGGTGACATTTGTCGATGGGATGCCTGCCAACGAAACCCGGCTGGATCCTCAACAGGACGCCGCCTGA
- a CDS encoding DUF4194 domain-containing protein: MNRVSKCSYTNLDHSSREQDERQWAALLNLQARVRDYVAVLNLELVLDEAEGYAFLKSRPEPAEDDPSPRLPRLVARRPLSFPVSLLLALLRKKLAEFDAGGGDTRLVLSRDEIVELVRVFLPDGPNEAKLIDQIETTINKVVELGFLHKLKPASGSLAGQANFEVRRILKAFVDAQWLAELDARLAAYQSALSGAASSKEARDE, from the coding sequence CTGAATCGTGTTAGCAAATGCTCATACACCAATCTTGACCATAGCTCCCGGGAGCAGGACGAGCGCCAGTGGGCGGCATTGCTAAACCTGCAGGCCCGCGTGCGGGACTACGTGGCGGTACTCAATCTGGAACTGGTGCTGGATGAGGCGGAAGGGTATGCCTTCCTGAAAAGCCGCCCGGAACCTGCTGAGGATGATCCGTCGCCACGCTTGCCCCGTCTGGTTGCACGCCGCCCCCTGTCGTTTCCGGTGAGTCTGTTACTGGCCTTGCTGCGCAAGAAACTGGCCGAATTCGATGCTGGCGGTGGCGACACGCGTCTGGTGCTATCGCGAGACGAGATCGTCGAACTGGTCCGGGTTTTCCTGCCGGACGGGCCCAACGAGGCCAAACTGATCGACCAGATTGAAACCACCATCAACAAGGTGGTGGAACTGGGCTTTCTACACAAGCTCAAGCCTGCGAGTGGTAGCTTGGCAGGGCAGGCCAATTTCGAGGTTCGGCGCATCCTTAAGGCCTTTGTCGACGCGCAGTGGCTGGCCGAGCTTGATGCCCGCCTGGCGGCCTACCAATCCGCCCTGTCTGGCGCGGCGTCGAGCAAGGAGGCGCGCGATGAGTGA